From the Dermacentor silvarum isolate Dsil-2018 unplaced genomic scaffold, BIME_Dsil_1.4 Seq2859, whole genome shotgun sequence genome, the window ttactcaccgatggCAACAAAGGGCGGTAATGGCGTATGCAATGCCACCGCTACCCGGTtgggtggcgggagatttgaattacGATAAAGGCATTcagacccttcagatgcaattttcctcataaactaagtcttttcttggcacgaaacaagcgttgtgAGGTtttggaatggtatttaaacagtccacattgacttagtatttgcctttagcgtTCATATAAGAAGTTTTTAAATTTCCTTCACACCAGTTCACTAGATCTTGTAATGTTTCAACGTACAGCATATAAATAACGGGCCAACCACTCACAGGCCTCTTGTCTTTCACACATTGTTTTTCCATATGCAACCATTCTGAAGACAAACAAAACACACCTTCCAGTATAGTGTCAGGTGTTTGCTTGAGGCCATAATCTTTTCCGTAAATGTGATATTTCTGCTCACATTTGTCAAAAACCtgcaagaaagagaaagaacaCTTACTTCCTTTAGCCACCAGTCTAACTAGGCAAAACAAGACTGCAACACAGATCCTGTCGCAGTAGGCTTTATTGCATTGCGCTAACTATGCAAAATCACAGGCCCCCTTGCGGTCAGGAAATTATTATTAATGGACTGTGAATTTCCATGCATAATGCATTATATATGTACGTAAAAAGTTACAGGTAACTAATTATTGTAAACAATTGCATTTTCCTTTATTTTGTAATTGGTCAATTGCACTTCTTGACTGATTATGTTGATAGCAAGTCATTTATCGTATTTACTCAAAGACAGGTCAAACACGAATATAAGTTGACCCCTTATATACTGAACTCGCCGAGAAATAAATAGTAATAATTTGAATATAGGTCAACGCATATCTTTTTAGTAATACAAACAATCTGAACACGACAAACCtttatttacattttattttaaagaaGGGTCCCCCCAAGacaccaacccccccccccccccccaaaaaaaaaggatTTAAAAAAGTTTGTAACATTTCGGCTCCCCCCCGGGAGCCTTGTTTGCAATGAGTCAAAACTGGCACAGTGCGCAGTTTTTATGTACGGCGCATGAAATGAGTGGAATACATGAGCAGAAGATTGCTGTCTTTGCAAATAACGTGCAGTATGGTTTGGAACTCTAGATGATCAATGACTCCAGATAAAGGCATGAAGATAGATTCTTCTCCTTGGCCGTCACACGTGCTCCTCCCCAGTTGACAGTACCATGTAGACTGGTGTAAGCGCCGCACCTGTGTAATGGCGGCACCctcaacttggcagcccaaaatttggaaaaaaacacttccaacatagAAGCAATCGCTTTCGGTGCCCCGATGTCGCGCGGTGCTGCATACTTCCGCCTACCGCTACCAGATGGAGAGAGCTGGGCGTTGACCTCTAAAACAATGTATCAGGGGTGTGCATAAGTCGCCGGCTGCTCCAGCACCATTTTGACTAACAGGTTTGGTCCTGTGTAAGGGTCGCACCTCAtcaaaattatgaaaaaaaaaaaaggcccttACAAGAGTCTATATACGGCATGTGACGTAGTTGTGCATTGCTCCGCCAGGGCATTCGATGC encodes:
- the LOC119434861 gene encoding inositol polyphosphate multikinase-like; this encodes IYASLAEVEYLRLDDVTREFRSPSVMDVKIGAQTYDPLAEPEKVALEEAKYPWSRQLGFRILGMRVFDKCEQKYHIYGKDYGLKQTPDTILEGVFCLSSEWLHMEKQCVKDKRPVSGWPVIYMLYVETLQDLVNWCEGNLKTSYMNAKGKY